From Megalopta genalis isolate 19385.01 unplaced genomic scaffold, iyMegGena1_principal scaffold0590, whole genome shotgun sequence, a single genomic window includes:
- the LOC143263424 gene encoding uncharacterized protein LOC143263424, whose product MYRQFLVRPEDRQYQRILWRDNKNCVKTYELNTVTFGLSAAPYLAIRCLKQLAQDEGHQFPFAAKILQRDFYVDDALTGASTIQEALTLRNELTQLLHSAGLNIRQWASNDQELLSGLPDQNINQKLHLGESSTIKTLGIVWDSAEDSITYTVKPLTHASRVTKRSISSEIAKIYDPLGLLGPIIIVAKLLLQKLWTLKVDWDETLPMSLHTQWTRYYTQLPLLNNVKFHRKTIITAASDIELHGFCDASEKAYGACIYLRSTNAQGETQVELLAAKSKVAPLKSQSIPRLELCGALLLTALLNTILRALHIQIDRTILWTDSTIVLHWLNASPHTLKTFVANRVAEIQSKTTISDWLHVSSSDNPADLLSRGQTVQDFLRASIWQHGPHWLRQERVLWPIRELIPCIEDPEQRKVTCVATTTTPVDTSILERYSSWGKLLRIIALCRRWKPGRIIKGSVTATELAQTKITIIKLVQAKHFERELRTLNRRADQEIPHKLAKLSPFIDQDGILRVGGRLHNSALTFSQTHPIILPKSHVTSCIILKEHTDLLHARTQHTLYSLRKTYWPIDGRSQVWQTISKCVRCRRANPPPVNYIMGNLPRARVTESRPFANVGFDYCGPFFIKERKHRNRGRVKVYVAVFVCLAVKAVHLELVSDLTSEAFIAALRRFIARRGFCTNLYSDNGTNFKGAEGEFRELRELLGADDHREKVTTFLAERAINWHFIPPQTPHFGGLWEAAVKSFKHHFKRVVGVELLTFENLNTLIIDIEAILNSRPLTPISSNPTDLLALTPGHFLIGEAITSLRERDLKDTPSNRLSQWQRIQQLRQHFWKRWHREYLNELTTRNKWTRGHHPITEGTIVLLREDNVPSMQWPLGRVIKTYPGSDGIVRTVTVKTATSVFDRNVKKLVPLPIESGDENQGRNEPMTEDGQPENSTSNNS is encoded by the coding sequence ATGTATAGACAATTTCTCGTGCGCCCAGAGGACAGACAATACCAAAGAATTCTCTGGCGTGACAACAAGAATTGTGTCAAAACATATGAATTAAATACGGTAACATTCGGTTTATCAGCCGCCCCATATCTAGCTATCAGATGCCTTAAACAATTAGCGCAAGACGAGGGTCATCAATTTCCTTTCGCTGCGAAGATTTTACAGCGGGATTTTTACGTGGACGATGCACTCACCGGCGCATCCACTATACAAGAAGCCCTCACACTACGAAACGAATTGACGCAACTTCTTCATTCAGCTGGATTGAATATTAGACAGTGGGCATCCAATGATCAAGAACTGCTAAGCGGGTTACCGGATCAAAACATCAATCAAAAACTCCACCTCGGCGAATCATCCACAATCAAAACACTCGGGATCGTTTGGGATTCAGCGGAGGACTCCATCACTTACACCGTCAAGCCTCTTACGCATGCATCTCGAGTCACTAAACGGTCAATCAGTTCAGAAATCGCGAAAATCTATGACCCATTGGGTCTTTTAGGTCCTATCATCATTGTCGCAAAACTCCTCCTCCAGAAACTGTGGACTCTGAAGGTGGATTGGGATGAAACACTTCCCATGAGTTTACACACCCAATGGACACGATATTATACACAACTGCCATTACTCAATAATGTGAAATTCCATCGGAAAACCATAATTACTGCCGCTTCAGACATAGAGCTTCATGGGTTCTGTGACGCCAGCGAGAAGGCCTACGGAGCTTGCATATATCTGCGTTCGACCAATGCACAAGGCGAAACGCAGGTAGAACTCCTCGCAGCCAAATCAAAGGTTGCACCATTGAAGAGTCAGTCCATCCCGCGACTCGAGTTATGCGGAGCACTGCTACTTACCGCTCTACTAAATACGATCCTAAGGGCATTACACATCCAGATCGACCGTACAATCCTGTGGACAGACTCAACAATAGTCTTACATTGGCTAAATGCGTCTCCACATACCCTGAAAACCTTCGTCGCCAACCGAGTAGCAGAAATACAGTCAAAAACCACAATCTCCGATTGGCTCCACGTCAGCTCCTCAGATAATCCAGCAGATTTACTCTCTCGAGGTCAAACTGTTCAAGACTTCTTGAGAGCATCCATATGGCAACACGGACCACACTGGCTCCGACAGGAACGGGTGCTCTGGCCTATTCGGGAATTGATACCATGTATCGAAGATCCGGAGCAAAGAAAGGTCACCTGTGTGGCCACAACTACCACGCCAGTGGACACGAGTATCCTTGAACGGTACTCATCATGGGGAAAATTGCTGCGGATTATTGCACTATGCCGACGATGGAAACCGGGTCGGATTATAAAGGGGAGTGTCACCGCGACCGAACTGGCACAAACAAAAATCACCATAATCAAATTGGTCCAAGCCAAACATTTCGAAAGGGAACTACGCACCCTTAACCGGCGAGCTGATCAGGAAATTCCACACAAGCTAGCAAAACTAAGTCCATTTATCGATCAAGACGGTATTCTCAGAGTAGGAGGTCGATTACACAATTCAGCCTTGACGTTTTCACAAACGCATCCCATAATACTACCAAAATCACACGTCACGTCCTGCATTATTTTAAAGGAACACACGGACCTACTACATGCGAGGACTCAACACACATTGTACTCACTAAGGAAAACATATTGGCCAATCGATGGTCGAAGTCAAGTGTGGCAGACCATTTCGAAATGTGTCCGTTGTCGTCGAGCCAACCCACCACCCGTCAATTATATTATGGGCAATCTACCCCGAGCAAGGGTAACAGAATCGCGTCCATTTGCCAACGTGGGATTCGATTACTGTGGACCATTCTTTATAAAAGAGCGAAAACATAGAAACCGCGGTCGCGTCAAGGTCTATGTTGCGGTCTTCGTATGTTTAGCTGTAAAGGCCGTACATCTCGAGCTCGTTAGCGATCTAACCAGCGAAGCCTTCATCGCAGCACTACGACGCTTCATCGCGAGAAGAGGTTTTTGTACAAATCTATACTCCGATAACGGCACCAATTTCAAGGGAGCAGAAGGTGAATTTCGGGAGCTGCGAGAACTGTTAGGTGCGGATGATCATCGCGAAAAGGTGACCACATTCCTCGCCGAACGCGCCATCAATTGGCATTTCATCCCACCACAAACTCCCCATTTTGGAGGTCTCTGGGAAGCGGCAGTGAAATCCTTCAAACATCATTTTAAACGCGTCGTAGGTGTTGAATTATTGACATTTGAAAATCTAAACACATTAATTATTGACATCGAAGCCATCCTCAACTCCCGACCCCTCACACCAATTTCATCCAATCCAACAGATCTCCTTGCATTAACTCCGGGTCATTTCCTCATTGGTGAGGCTATCACGAGTCTACGCGAACGCGACTTGAAAGACACTCCGTCGAATCGATTGTCCCAATGGCAACGTATCCAACAATTAAGGCAGCATTTTTGGAAACGTTGGCATCGAGAATATCTAAATGAACTGACTACCCGCAATAAATGGACCAGAGGACATCATCCGATCACTGAGGGCACCATCGTTCTTCTCAGGGAAGATAACGTGCCTTCCATGCAGTGGCCTCTCGGACGCGTAATCAAAACCtatccaggctccgacggcatagTTCGCACAGTCACAGTGAAGACTGCTACGAGCGTGTTCGACCGGAACGTCaaaaaactcgtcccattgccaatcGAGTCGGGTGACGAAAACCAAGGACGCAACGAACCCATGACAGAAGATGGCCAGCCCGAGAATTCTACCTCTAACAATTCATAG